A segment of the Candidatus Saccharimonadales bacterium genome:
GTTCAGCGGACCGATTTTTGGCTTCTCAGACACCTGGCAGTTGGTAATTAACACCTCCACCACTATCGTCACATTTTTGGTGGTGTTTTTAATTCAGAATACGCAAAACCGTGACGCCAAGGCCATGCACCTTAAGCTCGACGTGCTGATAAAAGCCATTAAGGGTGCTCGCAATGATTTGGTCGATCTGGAAGATCTGACCGATGAGCAACTGGAAGAACTTCACCAGCAATTTAAAGACCTGCACGAAAAACTTTCGGCCCGGAACAAGAATTTAACCCCCAGAATATGAGCTAGGGCCGCTGTTATTGAGCGCGCAAGTTGAGCCCCGGGGCACCGGTGGCGCTGGTCTGTAACATTCTCTACCAAGGCGCGTTGTATGCTATGAACATGAAACCCTTTCAACTCAAGGCTATTATCGATCAAGCCCAGGATGGAGACGAACACAGCTTGGGCCAAATTTATGACGAGTTCTTTTCGAGGATTGTCGGCTACGCCTTTAGGCGGGTACTGGACGCCGAGGTGGCGCAGGACATAACCGCCAACGTGTTTTTAAAAGTTTTATTAAACTTGCCAAGGTTCCAGTGGCGGCACGACCAGAGTTTTAACGGCTGGATTTTTAGAATTGCCTCGAACGAGGTTAATTCTTATTTTAGAAACCAGCAAAAATATCGATTTTTGGCGCCCGAAGACGCCGAGAATGTCTTAAAGAACTGGACGTTGGATGAAGATAACCGGGCAAAGATCGAAGCCGAGCTGGATAGCAACCAGCAGTTTATGATGCTGCATAAGGCCGTTCGTCGGCTAAGACCAAAGCACCAAGAGATAATCCATCTTTATTATTTTGAGCACCTGCCGCACCGGGCAGTAGCCGAGGCGATGGATATGCGGGAAGGAGCGGTCAGAACAGCCATGCACCGAGCTCAGAAAGAACTGAAACAGACACTGACGACTGATCCGGAGTTTAAGGCCTATTTTGAAGGGGCGATTTTATGAAGCAGCCGATCGAACAATTGCTAAAAAATGCTAACCGCCCCGAACCGGATTTATCAGTTAATGCGGCCAATCTAAGACAGATATATATGACCGCGGCGAAGAATTATAAAAAATACAACGCCAAAACGATTAAAGGCGGCTGGTTTTATCAAGGCCGGACGGCGGCAACTTTCTTTGCGCTGGGGGCGATGGTAATAATCGGCGGTGGTACCGTTTTAGCTCAGGCCGGCAAATCAAAACCGGGTGACATTCTTTACAGCTTGGATCGAACCATCGAGCGGACTCGGCTGGCACTGGCTAATAGTACCCACTCTAAGCTGGATCTTAAAATCGGCTTTGCCGATGAACGGTTGGACGAGCTGGTTAGCGTCGAGGTTGATAATCGCGGCCAGCTCAATCAGGCGATTGAGCAGACAAGCAACACACTCGGCGAGCTGGATAATGAATTTGACAATATTAAACTCTCGCTCGAGCTGGACACGAGAGCGGATATTACGAGCGATCAACTAATGGAGCTGACGGCCAGGTTGCGCGAGCTGCTGAGCAGATACCGCGACGATTTTGGCCGGTTAAGCATTGAACTAGAGGGGGACGAATTGGAAATCGAACTGGAAGACATCAACGATATATTTGAAAATGAACTGGATGAAGAACAAAACTCGATTCAAGACGGATTTTTAGTCGAGCTGAGAGGACGAGTCAACGACGACGGCACGGCCATCAACGTGTTGGGCCACGATATATCTCTATCACTTAGTGATATCAGCGTCGAACTGTTTGCCGGCCGGACGGTGAAAGTAGAGGGCGTTCTGTCCGGCGGCAGCTTCTCGGCCCGCGAACTTAAGTTTGGGCTGTTTAAACTGCAAACCGAAAACGGCCGGGTTGAGTTTCGGGCTACTGACTTAATCGAGCAAGATGGCAGCGGTTATTTTGTCGAGCATGATGGTGTTAGGGTCGAGCTAACCGGTTTAGCCAGCGACAGTAATTTTGCCTCTTTGGTTGGTAGGGTAGCCGAGTTGAGAGGCCTATTAGACGGGGGCGGCGCGCAGCTATTTAGAGTCAAAGCCGATGATAAAGACGGTGGCGTTAAGATAGAACTGCGCGACCGCGCACTTGATGATATTGACGATGACGGCGGAGATAGCAACCGGGGCTCAGACGATGACGACGAGGCCGGTTCGGACCTGGGAGACGACGACGTGCCAGACAACCTCGCTATCGAGGCCGAGGGCACGCTGGTTTTTAGCGGCGGCAAGTACAAAGTAACCGATGAAGGCGTAGCTTACACTATCCAGACCTCGCAAAATATCGGCCCTTGGGTCGGCCAAAAAGTCAAAGTCAAAGGCGAGCTGGCCTCAATCGGCAGCACGACAATAGTAGCCGAAGAAATCAGACTGGACGACTAAGAGTGTTTTTTGACCGAGCGTCTAGTGGCGCCAGCGGTCGTAATCAAGGTTAGCCCGAGTATTAACATAACCCAGGCCGGCTGGCCACTCTTGCCAAGGGTGCCGGTAGTGTCGGCAAGAACCTGTCCGGGGTCCCGGGTATCGGTAGTACCTTGGACGTTCGGCAGACTGCCAAAGTCATTGGCAACGGATATCGGTGAAGCTAGGCTCAAATCGATAGAATAGCAGAAGTTTGCAATAAGGGTATCCAAGGCAGGGTCAGGGTCGCTCCCGATTTGACTGCCGACAGCGATTAAGCTGGCGTCTATGCCTCCCAGCCCGGCGTTGTTTAGCTCGGTTTGGAACCAACCGTCCTGAATGTCTTGACAGACGTAGTAGGTGCCAGGGACAGATAAGTTCTCAAACAAGTATTCGCCGCCGGCGTTGGTAGTCGTAACGGCATGCAAGAACCACGGACTGTTGTGGGTCAGAAGCCAAACCGTCCGGTCGGCCAGTGGGTCTTCCGCTGGGTCTTTCTGCTCGTTGCTGTTAGCGTCGTTATAGACCAAACCTTGGATTTGGCCGGTAACCTCGACGTTCCAAGCCACGCAGTGATAGATATCGCCCGGCTGGATGTTGTCAATAAAGTCCCAGTTATCGTAGTTTAGAATGTCTTCGCCGCAATACAGTTCGGCCGAGACGTCATTAGTGGTGTTCTGCCCGCTGAAAGGTATGTACTCTTCGTTCCAAACTTCGCGGATCCAGACTTTGTCGCTATCTCCTTGATCGGCGGCTGTTAGTTCGACACCGGTAGCGGCGTCAAAGGTGGTCCAGCCATCACCGGCCGGGCCAGTGTTGTCTCCGGGGTTGTTGGTCGGGTCCATCTTCCACTCAAAGTCCCAAGCGACCTCATCGCAGTGCTCAGAATTATCGCCGATATTCAGCCACCGGGTGGCAGTGTTGGAAGTTATGAGGTCCGGTCCGGTCTGGCCGTTGCCCCAGTTGGGCAAGCGGTCTTCGCTGTCGCAAACAATCTTGGTGCCAAGCACCGTAACTGGTTTTTCTACGTTCCAGGCGAGACAGTAGTAATTGCCGCCAGGTTCGACATTATCTAGCCATTCCCAGTTATCGTAGTGAAGTATGTCGTTGCCACAGTACAACTCGGCCGAAACGTCCTCAGTGGTATTTTGACCGGTAAATGGTATGTAGTTATCGTTCCAAACTTCACGGACACGAAGGTCGTCGCCAGACTCACCCAGCCATATAGTGGTCGTGTCGTTGAAAGTGTTCCAGCCGGCTATCTCACCGGTGTTATCATCCGGGTCGCCGTTGGCTGGCGTACCCCACTGGAAATCCCAATCGACTTTTTGGCAATGCTCAGAATTATCATCAGCGTTGAGCCAGCGATCGGCGGTATTACTGGTAATCAAGGCGGCAGGTTCGCCATCGCCCCAGTTGGGCAAGCGGTCTTCGCTGTCGCAAACAATCTTGACGACGCTTAGTACAGCTGGTTTCAGCACGTTGAACCCGACACAGTAGTAATCTTCATCTGGTTTAGGATTAAGGATGAAATCGAAGTTGTCGTAGTTGAGTATGTCGGTGTTGCAATACAGTTCGGCGGATTCATGGTTGGTGGTATTGGGGCCGCCAAAAGGTATGTAGTCGTTGTTAAACACCTCGCGTACCCAGATTCTATCACCCCCAGCCAAATCAGCTTCGGTTAAAGTGGCTGAATTAGCAAAGGTGTGCCAAGGATCACCGGCCTCACCCTGATCGTCGCCGGGGTTAGCCGTGTTCGGCGCCCACTGGAACTGCCATCGGGCCAACTGACAAGCTCCGTCACTGGCATTTACCCAGCGCTGAGCAGTGTTAGCGGTAATAAGCGAAGCTGGTTCGCCATCGCCCCAGTTGGGCAGGTCGGCTTCGGTGTCACAGACGACTTTGGCGGCATGGATGTTAAATTCATCGGGCTGTTCGACGTTCCAAGCCACGCAGTGGTAAGACTGGCCCGGCTCGGGGTTATCGATGAAATCCCAGTTGTCGTAGTTAAGAATGTCGCTGCCACAGTACAACTCGGCCGAAACGTCTTGAGTGGTATTTTGACCGGTAAACGGTATGTAATTATCATTCCAGACTTCCCTAATCCAAATCCGGGTACTATCACCCTGCTGAGCCGGGCTTAGTTCGACACCGGTAGCGGCGTCAAAAGGGGTCCAGCCGTCACCGGCCGGGCCAGTGTTGTCTCCGGGGTTGTTGGTCGGGTCCATCTTCCACTCAAAGTCCCAAGCGACTTTATCGCAGTGGTCGTCGTTGTCATCTTCGGCAAGCCAATCATCGGCCGTGGTAGCACCGATTGTAGCCGGTCCAGTCTGGCCGTTACCCCAGTTGGGCAAGCGGTCTTCAGTGTCGCAAACAATCTTGGTGCCAAGTACCGTAACTGGTTTTTCTACGTTCCAGGCGACGCAGTAGTAGGTTTCTCCCTCCTTGGGGCTGCTTACCCATTCCCAGTTGTCGTAGTTGGCTGCATCGGTATGGCAATAGAACTCGGCTGAAACACTGTCATCAGAATGCTGTCCGGTAAACGGTATATATCCTTCTGGCAACACTTCTCTTAGCTGGATTGTCGTGTTTCCAGACAAAGGAATGTGCTCAGAGTTGGTGAAAGTCTCCCAGCCATCTAGCTCCCCATAACCTGTTGGCTCTGGCGAGCTTGAACCGCTTAAACGATATTGGTAGTCCCAATTTTCCTCTAGATCACAACCTTCATTCTGATTAACAAAGTCTTGGGCTGTGTCAGGGCCAACTGAACTATAGCCGTCATCAGGCAGTTTTGCTTCATCATCACATACTATCTTATGGGCGATGACAGTAGCCGCATTCCTAGGAGCCGGCTCGTCACCGCAATTGTCGAGCCAGAAGGCTATGCCTTCATCACTCCAGTTCTGTCCGTCATTTACGCCTGGAACCGGAGGAACGATATCTCCCCAACCACGATTCTGCTGGTTGTGCACATCTGGATCGAAGACCGGCCCGGTGTGGTTGCTATGGTCGTTACCGCCATCACCGTCAATAGCGCTGGTATCTACTTCTATTGAATTATAGGGATTTTGAGCCGAATCAGTGGCATGGCAAATTCTAACCTTGCCATCATTATTCACAAAGTTAGATGAGGCCAAACCGACATTATCTATTAAATAACCATTGCCGCTAGTGTCTGGCGCCGAACCTCCGCTTACGCGAAACAACAAGGAATCTACTGTTCGGCTCTTATTCTCAAGATTTGAATCGTGCGGATTTCCTTGTGACTCGGTATCAAAGCGGAAGTAATTTTCCCAACTAGTGCCAGTGTGCACTAACGTGTCGTCAATATAGATTTTTACGACATCGTTAGACGAGCCAGCAACAAAATCCATGACGAACTTTGCGGTGTGCACAGAGTTTCTTGAAAGACCAGTAGCGACCGTTGTTCCTACAAAATTAGCTACTTGAAATCCCACATTCTCATCCTGAACATCAAAGAAGATGACGTCGATACCACCAACTGTATCTTCGAATCCAAGATAGCTCATGCGAGCACCATCACCTCTATCAGGAGATACGGACATAAACAGTCCGGGTTGGTGGTCTTGCATTGTTGACGCGAAATCAAACTGAGCTTCAAAATGCGGTTGGCGCGTACCGCCAGACAAGCTGCCGTTTTCTGCTGATGGTTCACCGGCCTCATCAACTAAAGATTTAGTAAAAGTCTGATCTCCGAAAGAGCCGCTGGTTACGGCATTTGATATGCGAAATGTTTGAGAACCAAACTCGGAAATACCGTAGGTATTTGTGACGACCTCTTGATCAAACGGTCCAGTTGAGCTCCATCCGTCCTGGCCATCAACTGAACCCAGCGAGTAAGATTCAAAATCAATGGGACCCAGATCATCTGCCTTAGTTGGACTTACAAACAATACCGTCTGTGAAAAAATAAAAATTCCGGCAATCGCCAGAATTATTAACCTCAAATATTTTTGGACAAAGGGCGTTATTACACCCCGTTTATAGTGATAATACATAAAAAGTACCCTCGCAGTTACTATAAGCATTATACTACGCCAACACTTTTGTCAAAACCGGATATAATCTTAAAGCATGAGCGAGGCTTTTAAGCGTCATATTCCGCTGTGGATAATACTTTTGGTTTTGTGCCTGGGCGCGGTGGTAATCGTGGCTAGCAACGACGGCTCGGAATTGGAACCAGCCGATGAAACGG
Coding sequences within it:
- a CDS encoding SdrD B-like domain-containing protein, which produces MRLIILAIAGIFIFSQTVLFVSPTKADDLGPIDFESYSLGSVDGQDGWSSTGPFDQEVVTNTYGISEFGSQTFRISNAVTSGSFGDQTFTKSLVDEAGEPSAENGSLSGGTRQPHFEAQFDFASTMQDHQPGLFMSVSPDRGDGARMSYLGFEDTVGGIDVIFFDVQDENVGFQVANFVGTTVATGLSRNSVHTAKFVMDFVAGSSNDVVKIYIDDTLVHTGTSWENYFRFDTESQGNPHDSNLENKSRTVDSLLFRVSGGSAPDTSGNGYLIDNVGLASSNFVNNDGKVRICHATDSAQNPYNSIEVDTSAIDGDGGNDHSNHTGPVFDPDVHNQQNRGWGDIVPPVPGVNDGQNWSDEGIAFWLDNCGDEPAPRNAATVIAHKIVCDDEAKLPDDGYSSVGPDTAQDFVNQNEGCDLEENWDYQYRLSGSSSPEPTGYGELDGWETFTNSEHIPLSGNTTIQLREVLPEGYIPFTGQHSDDSVSAEFYCHTDAANYDNWEWVSSPKEGETYYCVAWNVEKPVTVLGTKIVCDTEDRLPNWGNGQTGPATIGATTADDWLAEDDNDDHCDKVAWDFEWKMDPTNNPGDNTGPAGDGWTPFDAATGVELSPAQQGDSTRIWIREVWNDNYIPFTGQNTTQDVSAELYCGSDILNYDNWDFIDNPEPGQSYHCVAWNVEQPDEFNIHAAKVVCDTEADLPNWGDGEPASLITANTAQRWVNASDGACQLARWQFQWAPNTANPGDDQGEAGDPWHTFANSATLTEADLAGGDRIWVREVFNNDYIPFGGPNTTNHESAELYCNTDILNYDNFDFILNPKPDEDYYCVGFNVLKPAVLSVVKIVCDSEDRLPNWGDGEPAALITSNTADRWLNADDNSEHCQKVDWDFQWGTPANGDPDDNTGEIAGWNTFNDTTTIWLGESGDDLRVREVWNDNYIPFTGQNTTEDVSAELYCGNDILHYDNWEWLDNVEPGGNYYCLAWNVEKPVTVLGTKIVCDSEDRLPNWGNGQTGPDLITSNTATRWLNIGDNSEHCDEVAWDFEWKMDPTNNPGDNTGPAGDGWTTFDAATGVELTAADQGDSDKVWIREVWNEEYIPFSGQNTTNDVSAELYCGEDILNYDNWDFIDNIQPGDIYHCVAWNVEVTGQIQGLVYNDANSNEQKDPAEDPLADRTVWLLTHNSPWFLHAVTTTNAGGEYLFENLSVPGTYYVCQDIQDGWFQTELNNAGLGGIDASLIAVGSQIGSDPDPALDTLIANFCYSIDLSLASPISVANDFGSLPNVQGTTDTRDPGQVLADTTGTLGKSGQPAWVMLILGLTLITTAGATRRSVKKHS
- a CDS encoding DUF5667 domain-containing protein, with product MKQPIEQLLKNANRPEPDLSVNAANLRQIYMTAAKNYKKYNAKTIKGGWFYQGRTAATFFALGAMVIIGGGTVLAQAGKSKPGDILYSLDRTIERTRLALANSTHSKLDLKIGFADERLDELVSVEVDNRGQLNQAIEQTSNTLGELDNEFDNIKLSLELDTRADITSDQLMELTARLRELLSRYRDDFGRLSIELEGDELEIELEDINDIFENELDEEQNSIQDGFLVELRGRVNDDGTAINVLGHDISLSLSDISVELFAGRTVKVEGVLSGGSFSARELKFGLFKLQTENGRVEFRATDLIEQDGSGYFVEHDGVRVELTGLASDSNFASLVGRVAELRGLLDGGGAQLFRVKADDKDGGVKIELRDRALDDIDDDGGDSNRGSDDDDEAGSDLGDDDVPDNLAIEAEGTLVFSGGKYKVTDEGVAYTIQTSQNIGPWVGQKVKVKGELASIGSTTIVAEEIRLDD
- a CDS encoding sigma-70 family RNA polymerase sigma factor → MKPFQLKAIIDQAQDGDEHSLGQIYDEFFSRIVGYAFRRVLDAEVAQDITANVFLKVLLNLPRFQWRHDQSFNGWIFRIASNEVNSYFRNQQKYRFLAPEDAENVLKNWTLDEDNRAKIEAELDSNQQFMMLHKAVRRLRPKHQEIIHLYYFEHLPHRAVAEAMDMREGAVRTAMHRAQKELKQTLTTDPEFKAYFEGAIL
- a CDS encoding low affinity iron permease family protein yields the protein MQAQAVHPWRQGLVSSIIRLKMSEMFHKIAAKVSNLVGSPLAFLVALVAIAVWAFSGPIFGFSDTWQLVINTSTTIVTFLVVFLIQNTQNRDAKAMHLKLDVLIKAIKGARNDLVDLEDLTDEQLEELHQQFKDLHEKLSARNKNLTPRI